DNA sequence from the Pseudoduganella plicata genome:
AGTGCGGTAGCCGACCACCGCGGCAGCGACGATGGCAAATCCGGCTGCGGCCTTGCCCAGCGTTTTCTTGTTCATGGAGAGCCTGACTGATTACTGATCGTTTAGACAATTAGCAAGTTTATCACGAATTAATTGCCTAATGGAACCGAAAAATGCAGTCAAAGCTCTTCAGGTTGTTGAGTCAAATCACGCTGTGGCGCGAGAACGCCAGCACTGCGCATCAGCGCTGCGCGGGGACGAACTCCTGCATCACTGCCTTGCGCAGCAATGCCGGTGGCACGAGACCCTGGGCCAGCACGAAATCGTTGAATGCCTGGCGGTTGAACTTCTGGCGCAGCGCCACTTCGGCAGCCTGGCGCGTTTCCATCAGCCGCTGATAGCCGTAGAAATAGGACGTCGCCTGGCCCGGCGAGCGGAAGATATAGCGCTGCATCTCCTGCGTTGCCATGCCTTCGGACAGTCCCACCTCGTCCATCAGGAAGCTCTTCACCCCTTCCGGCGTAATCTCGCCCAGGTTCACCATCGGATCGAGGAAAGCGCGCGCCGCCCGTTGCAGGCGGGCCTGCAGTGCGAACAGCTGGCCGTCGAGTGGTTCGTACGGCTGCATCTCCGCTTCCGCATACAGCGCCCAGCCCTCGACGTTGACGCTGTTGAAGGCGAAGACGGCACGCGCGGTCGATACACCTGCCTCCAGCATTTTCGCGAACTGCAGCTCGTGGCCCGGGCGCGCTTCGTGCGCGGTCAGCGTCCAACTGGCCGCCTGGTGCGTGAAATCGTCGAACACGAGCGACTTGCCGGAAGCGTCCGGCGGCATACCCGTCGTCAGAACGAACTCGCCGTATTCGCCCGTGTTGCCGATCAGGCGAGGAGGATTCATGTGCGGCGCCGGCTGCCGTGCATTCTCGGCCGGCGTGGCCAGGCGGATCACGGCTTTACGGGACGGCAGCGAGACGATGCCCTGCTGGCGCACCGCCGCCTCGATCTGGCCCAGGCGCTCGGCATACAGCGGCATCACCTGGTCCGCCGGGATCTGCTGCTTTTTCAGCTCCTTCATCACCGCGCGGTAGTCCGGGTTCGGGAGTTTGCGTTCGCGCGCGATCAGGCCCGCCGTGATGTTCATCTGGTTGCGGATCTCCGCGAACGATGTCAGCGCCTTGGCGACCAGCTCCTGCGGCGCGATATCGACGCCGAATTGATGCAGGTTGTCCGCGTACAGCTCCGCCGGCAGGCGATGATCGGCGCGGGCTTTCGGCAACACCTGGGCGCGCACCTGCGCGTCATACGCCGTCAACTGCTTCTCCAGTGCCGCGTAAGCCGGCTCCCAGCCTTTGACGTCGCTCTTCGCCAGCAGGTCCTTCATCCCCTTGAGCAGCGTGGGACCGTCGTTCAGCGCCTGTTCCACTTCTCCCTTGTAAGGGCCCAGCAGATTCCTGTTCGCCTTCAGGCGCTCCTGCAGCCGTTCGTTCGCCAGCTCGGTGATGGGGCGATATCCCTTTGTCAGGCCGGCGTACTTTTCCAGCCGCGCGACGATCAACTGTTGACGCTCCTTGGGAATGCGCGGATCGAGTGTCGCGCGCACCACGCCGAACAGCAGCTGGCCCACGTCCACGTACGGCATCAGATATTTGCGCTTGAGCGCGGCCGAGCGTAGCTGATCCTGTCCCGCCTTGATGAGAATCTCCAGATCCTGGCGCACTTTCGGATCCGTTTCGCTTTTCAGCCGCTGCTGCAATTGGGCGATCACCGCGCGGACATCCTTGTTGGTGGCATCGAACAGGTCGCGCGACATATCGGTGATCTGCTCATCGAAACCATCGACGCCCAGTTCAGTCGCGCTCTCCGGAGAATACTTGGCGACGACGTTCAACAGCAGTTTGGCGTTCCCGTTACTTTTCGTGACCCACGCCTGCTCGGCCGCCAGCGCAGGCATGGCCAGCACCGCAAAACCCAGGCCACCGATCAGACTGCGCAGTTTCCAGTTCGTATTCGACATCGCGTTCCTTGTTCGTTGAAGTATTGTCGCCGCGGCTGGGCGGTGGATTATCTTAGCATTATTGCCGGGCTGTTAATTCCGTTGCCATTCATATTTACTCGACATTAATTGTTCGTTACTATTTCAAATTGGTAACCAGGGAACGCGACACGTGAAACTGATCAGGAAGACGGGTCTGCTGCGCAGGCAAAAAGACGGCGCGGTACACTGCGAAATCGAATTATGCGAATCCACCCCGGGCCGTTACCTCGTCAATGTGCGCCAGGGCCGCATCGCCGCCGACTGGCGTGAATCGGCGCTGACCGCGCAACCCGTCGACCTGGATGCTGCCACCAGGCTGTTCGAACGTGCCGTTGCCGAACGCATCGCCCAGGGCTTTGCCGATCCCGCTGCCGCGCCGCCAGCAGCGCCTGCCGCGCCCGTCGCGCCAGTGGGCGCGCTGACGGAAGCCGACCGCGCAGTGTTGCGCCGGCTGGAGCGCGGCAGCTGGCAGCTGCTCGATCAAGCGCAGCGCAACCGCACGATCTGGCGCATCGGTGAACGGCGGCTGCGCGCGGCGGTACCCACCCTGGTCGAGCAGATCGAACGGGGCGATGCGATGCAGGACTACTGCATCGCCTGGGCCATCGGCCGCTGCGGCGACGCCGGTGCTGCCATCGCCATGCGCGAACTGCACATGCGCAGTGCCACGGACGCCGTGCGCCGCGTTGCCCTGCTGGCGTGGCTGCTGCTGGCCTCTCGGGACGAACGCATGCGCCATGCGCAGGCGCTGACCGATGCATGGCCCGACGCACTGCGCTCGGCCTTTACGCGGCGCGACATGGCTGCGCTGCCAGCCCTTTTCGATACCGACAGCGTCTTGCTGGAACAGCTCGATCAGGTCGCGCTGTGCGATCCGTTCGCACGCGAGTTGCTGCTTGCGCTACTGCGGCAGGTGCCGCTGGAAGCCGGGCCGTTTCGCGCCGTGCGCCATCTGTACAAGGCCGCCGAGCTGCGTGCGGATGGCGAGGTATTTGCGCTCCTGCAGCGGCGCTTTGAAACGACACCGCACCAACCGGACCGATACCTGTGGTCGCAAGGCCGCTACGTCGGGCATGCGCAGAGCGCGGCACTGCCGGAAACCACCGCGGCGTACAGCGTGCGCACGCGCCACTACCTGCTGCGGCGCGGCTGGCGCACCTTGCGGCGTCTCGGCGAGCAGGACGACCCGACGTTCATCCCGATGGCGCTGGCCCAGCTGGAGCAGCTCGACGATCGCGCGGCGAGTCAGCCAAGCCGCCGTGGCGGCCGAACGTATGACCGCTATGCGCACTGGCCAATGTTCAATCATCTGCTGCGCAATCATGCGGGGCTGCGCAGCAGCCGCTCCGGCCTGGCGTGGTACGGCTCGGACGAGCCACGCCAGGAAGAACTGCGCACGGAAGCATTCCGGGAAATCTGGGACCGGCATCCCGAGGCCTTGCTGACCCTGATGCGGCGCAGCCGCTGCGCAGGCGTGCATGATTTTGCCGCGCGCGCCCTGGCCGACAATCATGCGTTCTGCGCCAGCCTCGCCATCGGCGTGCTGCGCGACCTGCTGCGCAGCCCATACGAGGCGACGGCACGTTTTGCGTTCACGGTGGCGCGGGCACGCTTCGAGCCGACCGGCCCGGACGCGGACTGGCTGATGCTGCTGGTGCTGGCCGCGCTGCCGCAGGCACGCGAATACGCGATGGAATGGATCGGCCGCGATCCGGCCCGTTACGCCGCCGACGCGGCGCTGGTCACGACGATCCTGTGCGCGCCCGACGGCGCGGTGCGGCGCCATGGCTGGATCCTGTGCCAGGCGGCACAGCGGCTGCCCGGCATGCCGGAAGCAATCGTGCTGCGTTTGTTCGACTGGCTGGAGCATTGCGGCGACGTCGATGCGGCAGAAACCACGGTGCCCGCCATCGCGGCGGACCTGGTCCAGGCAATCGATCTGCCGCTGCGCAGCGCTGCCGCGCGGGCGCCGTACGAACCGCTGTTGCGCCTCGCCGGCCACCCGCTGGCCGCGGTACGCCTGCTGGCCGGCCGCTGGCTGCTGCTGCACAAGATGCCGGTGTCCGGCTTGCCGGGGATGACACTAACCGTGCTGCTGCGCGATCCCGATGTCGACGTGCGCGCCGTGGCGGTCCGCCTGTTTGCGGCGCTGCCCGATCATGTGCTGACGCAGCAGCTCGACCTCGTCGCCAGCTTTGCCACCAGTCCGGACACGCTCGTGCGTGGAGCGATCGACGCTGTCGTGGCGCGCCTCGCCGGCGACAGTGACTGCCGCGATGCGTTGCTGCCCGCGCTGATGGACAGCCTGTTCCGCAGCGAGACGGCGGAAGGCGTGCATGACGACGTGCTGCGCTGGCTCACCGGTCCGCTGGGCGCGGCGGCACAGTTCTCCGACCCGGATCTGCTGCGCCGGCTGCTGGCTGCGCGCGGCAACGGTGCGCAACGCCTGGGCGCATTACTGATCGGGCGCTTCGACGCGCGCCAGTTCGACGTTGCCGACTGGGCCGCGTTTGGCCGCAACCAGAACGCCATCGTACGGCGCTGGGCCTACGATGCGTTCACGGCGCACCCCGACATGGCAAGGGGCGCGATGGAAGCGGCCCTGCGACTGTTCGACAGCAAGTTCGACGACACCCGGGAATTCGCCACCGGCTACTTCGGCACCGTCTGCACGCGCGACGACTGGACGCCGCTGCTGCTGGTGAACCTGTGCGACCACGCCGACCCTGCCGCGCAGCGCTTTGGCCGCGCCATGATCACGACGTACTTCGACGTGGCGGACGTGACGGAGTTCATGCTCAAGCTGAGCCAGCACCCGTCGGCGAACATGCAGTTGTTCGTCAGCGGCTGGCTGGAAAGCGCCTGCGGAGGCGATGCCGACAAGCTGCGTCGCCTGGAGCCGTACTTCCTTGCCGTGCTGTCGCAGGTCAACCGCGGCCGCGTCGTGAAGAGCCGCGTGCAGCATTTCCTGCGCGAGCAGGCCATGCTGTCGCAGGAAATCGCCGCCGTGGTCTCGCATCTGTTCGCACGCCAGGTCGTGACCGTCGCCATCACCGACAAGGCGCAATACATCGAAGGCCTGCGCGCGATCCATCAGCGTTACCCGGCGCTGCCGCCCGTGATGACGATTCGTCCACCCGCTCTGCGCGCCGGCAGCATGGAGGAAGCGCGATGAGATTCAACTACCGCTATTACGGCACCACCACGGTCGACAACAGCGCGTCGGCCACAGACATGCGCTTCGTTCCGGATGCGCTGCGCCCGCCTACGCACTTCGTTGCCGACGTCAACAAGCGCCTGCCGTTTCGTGAGGCCATGTCGGCACTGCACGACGTGGTGGTAGCCGACAGCCGCTATCAGGCGCCCGACAAGAGTGCCTATAAAGCCTGGCTGGCGCAGAACGAGGAAGCGCTGCTGGCCGAGTTCCAGGCCCGCTCGGCCGACCTGCGCGCGCGCCAGACGCCGCTGAAGGAGGAATTGAAGGAGATCCGCGCGCGCAAGGATGCCGTGCTGAAGCCATTCTATGCGGCGCAGCGCAAATACTTCGATTACCTGTACCAGAACAACCGCGATCTGTGGTTCGTGCTCGATCCGGTCATCACCGTCCACCCGGACCGCGTTTTCTTCGAATGCTTCAGCCGCGACGAATCGAGCTATGCGTCGCTGAGCTGCAGCCACAATGTGTTCGACCGCATCGGCGACTTTGCGTGCGGAACGACCAATATCGACTATTCGGAAGCGCTGTACGAACAGTTCCTGAAGATCCGCGACTACAAAAGCACGCGGCTGGCCATCGACCCGGGCGGCTTCCAGGTGCGCACGGCGGACGACCCGACGTTCATCGAGCAGAAGATCGACGTGCCGGAAACGTGGGTGCGCGGCTTCCTGCAGGTAAGCAGCGCAATGACCCTGCCGGCGCACAGCTTCGATCTGCATCCGATTGACGTGCACAACTTCTGCCTGCAACTGCGCCGCCGCAAGGAGCGCGCCAGTCCCCGCTCGCTGCGCTTCGTGCTGAAGCCCGGCGAGCCGGTACGGGCGATATTCGAACCGTGGAACGACGAAGTCGTCTGCCGGCGCTCGATCTACCAGGGCAATGCGGAGGAGGAGATCCGCATCTGGGGCCGGCGCCGCCTGCTGCTGTTGGAACGCCTGATCCCTGTGGCGCACAGCTTCACCGTGCACCTGATGGGCAGCGGCATGCCCAGCTTCTGGATCGCCAACCTGCCGGACATGCAGCTGACGCTCGGCCTGTCCGGCTGGACCGCGAACGACTGGTCGCGTGCCGGTCAGTTCGACCTGCTGGCGCCCCGCGGCGAAATCGACAACGACAGCAAGGCACGCGTGTTTGCCGCGCTGACGCGGCGCTGGCTGGCCAGTGCCGACCAGCTGGCAGCCGATACCGGGTTGTCGCGTCTCGTCGTCGAGCGGGCGCTGACGCTGTACACGCAGGCGGGCCGCGTTATCTACGACCTGACGCAGCGCGTCTACCGTCTGCGCGAGCTGACACGCGAGCCGCTGCCGTTCGACGACCTGCGCTTTGCCAGCGCGCTGGAAAGCGAAGCGTGGACGCTGGTCGCGCTGCATGCGATCACGCTGCAGCGCTGCGAAGCGCAAGCCGACGGCGGCTTGCGGCTGGCGGGACAGGCAAAGAGCGGACGCAAACAGTACGACGTCAGCCTGCGCCTCGATGCGGACCTGCGCATCGCGGACGGCACCTGTCAATGCAACCATTTCACCCAGAACCGCCTGCGCCAGGGCCCGTGCGCCCACATGCTGGCCCTGCGCCTCGCGCAAGGCCACGCCGGCGAGCAAGGCAAAGCCGCATGATCGAACCTTCTCACATGAACTCTCAAGACGCGCTTGAAGCGCCGGCGCCCGCGCTGCTATACTCGACAGCGCAAGCATGGCGGGACGGCTCTTGCAACCCGGACGGCGGATCGCCGTCCTCGTATTCAGCCCTCCCCATGCGTCACTGGCCCGCTCTTCACTGTGCCAGACCAGCACTGGTAGCGCGAGTCGGTGTGAATTCCCTGAATTACATCAGCGCTACCAGTGCGGCCTGGCGTCGAGTTGAGCGGTCCAGTCCTGCCGGCCCTTCGATGACGGTCCCGTCATGCTTGTTCTCCGCGTTCGCGCCCCGCTCCGGGAGCGCGCGATGAACGCAAAATCCCCTGCTTCCATGTCACGTCAGGACTTGTACGAGCGCCTGCGCACGTCGTCGCGCGAAGAGGTCACACTGGCCGAAATGCAGCGCCTGGGCTTCTGGCCCGCCAATGCCGCTGGCCGGCCCGATGTCGAAGAGCTGATCCGGCGCGAAGCGGAACTGAGCTCCGCGCTGCGCGAACTTGGCAGTGAATTGCGCGCGGTGGAAGATCCGGCGGTGGCGTTAAGGGCAATGCGCAAGGAGCGCATGGCGAAAGCCAAGGCGCGGCGCGAGACCAGGCAGCGCCGCGCACGCGAGCGATTCGAGCGCGCCAGCGCGTGGCACCAGCGGCACGCCAGCGAAATCCTGTACCTGGGCGAGGGTGTCTCGGCCGGCCTGAACGACACGCACAGTGACGGCGACCGACTGGCCAGAGCTGCCCTGCCGCCCTTGAACGACGCGCGCGAACTGGCCCAGGCAATGGGGCTGACGCTGCAGGAGTTGCGCTTCCTCGCATTCGACCGGCGCGTCTCGCGCATCAGCCATTATCGTCGCTTCGCCATGCCGAAGAAGACGGGCGGCGAACGCATCATCTCGGCACCGATGCCGCGCCTGAAACGCAGCCAGTACTGGGTGCTGGACAATGTGCTGGCGCGCGCGCCCGTTCACCCTGCGGCGCACGGCTTCCTTGCCGGACGCTCGATCGTCAGCAATGCGGCGCCGCACGCGGGCCGCGCGGTGGTCGTCAACGTCGACCTGAAAGACTTCTTCCCGTCGATCGACATGCGGCGCGTGGCCGGCGTGTTCGGCCAGCTGGGCTACAGCAAGCAGGTGGCCACGACGCTGGCGCTGCTGTGCACGGAATCGGCGACGGAGGAAGTCAGCGTGGATGGCGAGACGTTCCACGTCGCGTACGGCCCGCGCGTGCTGCCGCAGGGTGCGCCCACCAGTCCTGCACTGACCAATATCCTGTGCCGCCGCCTCGATGCGCGGCTGCAGGGCGCCGCGGCGAAACTGGGATTTGCCTATACGCGCTATGCCGACGACCTGACATTCTCCGGTACCGGGGAGAGCCGGAAACTGGCCGGTAAGCTGCTGTGGCGCGTGCGCCAGATCGTCATCGACGAAGGCTTTACGCCACATCCGGACAAGCAGCACGTGATGCGAGATTCGCAGCGGCAGAGCGTGACGGGCATCGTCGTCAACGAGAAGCCGACGATCGACCGGCCCACGCTGCGCCGCTTCCGCGCCACGCTGTTCCAGGTCGAGAAGGACGGCCCGGACGGCAAGGCCTGGAACGGCAATACCAATGTGCTGGCCGCGCTGGAAGGGTATGCGCAGTTCGTGCGGATGGTGGACCCGGCAAAGGGCGGACCACTGCTGCAGCGGGTACGCGCGGCGCGCGAGCGGTGGTCCACACCGGCAGGGACTCCCGCGGCTACCCACAGCACCGGCGATTTCCGCGCACTGTCGGCGCAGGGCAAGGCACCGTGGCCCGGATTCTGGCAGGCCGGTCCCGCACCGGCGCCCGTAGTGGAGAAGACGCAGGTACAGGTTACGCTGGCGAAGAAAGCGGTGCAGCAGGAGCAGAAAGAACGGGTTGCGGCGCTGGCGGATGCTCAGCCCGATACCATGCTGGAAGCGCCACCACAGGCGCTCCTGCCATGGCGGGCGTTGTTGCCGCAGTTCGTCACCGCGTTCCTGTTGGCGCTCACGTATCGCACGCCGTTGCCGCTGGCGGGCATGTTGCTGCTGGCCCGGAAATCGCGTCGCGACGGACGCCTGGGGTGGGGCCGCTTCCTCGGCGTGATGGTGGCGGTGGTGGTATTGCATGGGCTGCTGCGCCGGTGGAACTAGCAGTCGAAAATCAGGTGGCGCCCACTCCAACAAGAATGGACGGCACATTCTGGATGTAGTCCGACCCGCATTCGGCACGGACGCCTTCCAGCCCTGGCGCGACAAGGAGTGGCGGGGATGGATCTCGATGTAATCGCCGCCGCATTCGCGCCAGAGCGGGAAAGGTGGCGGCCACTCCGACCAGGATCGGCGGGACATCGGATGTAGTCCCGCCTGCATTCGGAGCGCCCGCCACGGGTCTGACGCGACAAGGGTTGGCAGCGATTTTTCGGTGTAATCGCTGCCTTATTCGCGTCGGCCCCCCAAAGCGGTCAATGTGCGGCGATATCGATCGAGTCAATCACGCCCACCCAGTGCGCGGCATCGAGCTCCCCCCCGCGAACTGCGCGACGATGTCGAACACGCTGTCAGAGAAGCCGCCGATGTTGAGGATATCCTCGCGTTCAACTGCATGGCTGGTGGCGTTCTACGTGCAGCGGGCGGAGCAGTCGCCACAAAGTGCGCCGTTGGGCAGTGCCCGGCGGAGCGACCGTTCGGGACGGAGCGCCAAGTCGGCGGCGTGCTGGGAAATGCACCCCAATGCGAAAAACTCCCGCCAGACCACTGGACGGGGGCTTTTCTATATAACAGCCGGACGATAACCTACTTTCCACTGGTTGCAGCAGTATCCATCGGCGCAAAGTGCGACGTCGGGCAGTGCCCGGCGGAGCGACGGTTCGGTACGGTGCGCCGAGTCGGCGGCGTGCTGGGAATATGAAGCGGAAATAAAAAAAAGCCCACCAGATCACTGGTGGGCTTTTCCCGGTATAACAGCCTGACGATAACCTACTTTCACACTGGTTGCAGCAGCGACGTCCGCCAGTGGCGGGCGGAGCAATCGGCGCAAAGTGCGACGTCGGGCAGTGCCCGGCGGAGCGCCGGTTCGGGACGGGCGCCAAGTCGGCGGCGTGCTGGGAATATGAAGCGGAAATGAAAAAAGCCCACCAGATCACTGGTGGGCTTTTCTCGGTATAACAGCCTGACGATAACCTACTTTCACAGTGTTGCAGCACTATCATCGGCGCAAAGTACGACGTCGGGCAGTGCCCGGCGGAGCGGCGGTTCGGGACGGTGCGCCAAGTCGGCGGCGTGCTGGGTGAATCGCTACGACTATTGTAGACACTTCTGAGCCATAATATCGGGCAAAAGGAGATCGTATGAGCGGCAAGCGGTACACAGAGGAATTCAAGATTGCAGCAGTTAAGCAGGTAGCCCAGCGTGGGCACCCAGCGAGTGAGGTGGCGGAGCGGCTCGGAGTAAGCATCCATAGCCTGTACGCCTGGACGAAGCGCTATGGCGTGCCCGAGGCGGAGCGAAAGGCTGTCGATGCTCAGTCTGACGAGATGCGGCGCCTGAAGGCCGAGCTCAAATGCGTCACGGAGGAGCGTGACATATTGAAAAAGGCCGCGGTGTACTTTGCCAAGATGTCCGGGTAAGGTACACCTTAATTGCTCAGTTACAGGACCAATTCCCGGTGCGCCGGCTGTGCAAAGTGCTCGAAGTGCATCCGAGTGGCTTTTATGCATGGCGTCTGAATCCTGAAAGTAAGCGTGCCAAGGAAGACAAGCGTCTGCTCGTCCCTATCAAGGAATCGTGGCTTGAAAGCGGCAGCGTGTACGGCTACCGCAAGGTCAGCGACGATCTGCGCGAGCTTGGCGAGCAGTGCGGCATTAACCGCGTCTATCGGCTGATGCGCTCGGCTGGGATTGGCTCGCAGACAGGCTATGCCAAGCGCAAGTACAAACGCGGCGGCGCACCATCGCTGGTGGCACCAAATCACTTGCAGCGCCAATTTGATGTAGCAGAACCGAATTGCATCTGGGTGACGGACATAACATACATCCGCACGCATGAGGGTTGGCTGTATTTGGCCGTAGTGCTTGATCTGTTCTCGCGTCATGTGGTCGGCTGGTCGATGAGTTCCCGAATCGATCGCGAGCTGGCGATGAACGCGCTATTGATGGCTGTCTGGCGTCGGCAGCCCAAGAATTCGGTGATGGTGCATTCCGATCAGGGCAGTCAGTTCAGCAGCTACGACTGGCGCGACTTCCTGACCGAGCACAACCTGCA
Encoded proteins:
- a CDS encoding DUF885 domain-containing protein, which produces MSNTNWKLRSLIGGLGFAVLAMPALAAEQAWVTKSNGNAKLLLNVVAKYSPESATELGVDGFDEQITDMSRDLFDATNKDVRAVIAQLQQRLKSETDPKVRQDLEILIKAGQDQLRSAALKRKYLMPYVDVGQLLFGVVRATLDPRIPKERQQLIVARLEKYAGLTKGYRPITELANERLQERLKANRNLLGPYKGEVEQALNDGPTLLKGMKDLLAKSDVKGWEPAYAALEKQLTAYDAQVRAQVLPKARADHRLPAELYADNLHQFGVDIAPQELVAKALTSFAEIRNQMNITAGLIARERKLPNPDYRAVMKELKKQQIPADQVMPLYAERLGQIEAAVRQQGIVSLPSRKAVIRLATPAENARQPAPHMNPPRLIGNTGEYGEFVLTTGMPPDASGKSLVFDDFTHQAASWTLTAHEARPGHELQFAKMLEAGVSTARAVFAFNSVNVEGWALYAEAEMQPYEPLDGQLFALQARLQRAARAFLDPMVNLGEITPEGVKSFLMDEVGLSEGMATQEMQRYIFRSPGQATSYFYGYQRLMETRQAAEVALRQKFNRQAFNDFVLAQGLVPPALLRKAVMQEFVPAQR
- a CDS encoding SWIM zinc finger family protein — its product is MRFNYRYYGTTTVDNSASATDMRFVPDALRPPTHFVADVNKRLPFREAMSALHDVVVADSRYQAPDKSAYKAWLAQNEEALLAEFQARSADLRARQTPLKEELKEIRARKDAVLKPFYAAQRKYFDYLYQNNRDLWFVLDPVITVHPDRVFFECFSRDESSYASLSCSHNVFDRIGDFACGTTNIDYSEALYEQFLKIRDYKSTRLAIDPGGFQVRTADDPTFIEQKIDVPETWVRGFLQVSSAMTLPAHSFDLHPIDVHNFCLQLRRRKERASPRSLRFVLKPGEPVRAIFEPWNDEVVCRRSIYQGNAEEEIRIWGRRRLLLLERLIPVAHSFTVHLMGSGMPSFWIANLPDMQLTLGLSGWTANDWSRAGQFDLLAPRGEIDNDSKARVFAALTRRWLASADQLAADTGLSRLVVERALTLYTQAGRVIYDLTQRVYRLRELTREPLPFDDLRFASALESEAWTLVALHAITLQRCEAQADGGLRLAGQAKSGRKQYDVSLRLDADLRIADGTCQCNHFTQNRLRQGPCAHMLALRLAQGHAGEQGKAA
- a CDS encoding reverse transcriptase family protein, yielding MNAKSPASMSRQDLYERLRTSSREEVTLAEMQRLGFWPANAAGRPDVEELIRREAELSSALRELGSELRAVEDPAVALRAMRKERMAKAKARRETRQRRARERFERASAWHQRHASEILYLGEGVSAGLNDTHSDGDRLARAALPPLNDARELAQAMGLTLQELRFLAFDRRVSRISHYRRFAMPKKTGGERIISAPMPRLKRSQYWVLDNVLARAPVHPAAHGFLAGRSIVSNAAPHAGRAVVVNVDLKDFFPSIDMRRVAGVFGQLGYSKQVATTLALLCTESATEEVSVDGETFHVAYGPRVLPQGAPTSPALTNILCRRLDARLQGAAAKLGFAYTRYADDLTFSGTGESRKLAGKLLWRVRQIVIDEGFTPHPDKQHVMRDSQRQSVTGIVVNEKPTIDRPTLRRFRATLFQVEKDGPDGKAWNGNTNVLAALEGYAQFVRMVDPAKGGPLLQRVRAARERWSTPAGTPAATHSTGDFRALSAQGKAPWPGFWQAGPAPAPVVEKTQVQVTLAKKAVQQEQKERVAALADAQPDTMLEAPPQALLPWRALLPQFVTAFLLALTYRTPLPLAGMLLLARKSRRDGRLGWGRFLGVMVAVVVLHGLLRRWN
- a CDS encoding IS3 family transposase (programmed frameshift): MSGKRYTEEFKIAAVKQVAQRGHPASEVAERLGVSIHSLYAWTKRYGVPEAERKAVDAQSDEMRRLKAELKCVTEERDILKKGRGVLCQDVRVRYTLIAQLQDQFPVRRLCKVLEVHPSGFYAWRLNPESKRAKEDKRLLVPIKESWLESGSVYGYRKVSDDLRELGEQCGINRVYRLMRSAGIGSQTGYAKRKYKRGGAPSLVAPNHLQRQFDVAEPNCIWVTDITYIRTHEGWLYLAVVLDLFSRHVVGWSMSSRIDRELAMNALLMAVWRRQPKNSVMVHSDQGSQFSSYDWRDFLTEHNLQQSMSRRGNCHDNAVAESFFQLLKRERIRRKTYGTREEAKQDVFDYIEMFYNPKRRHSFSNDLSPVEYEKQYFKRLASV